In Castor canadensis chromosome 6, mCasCan1.hap1v2, whole genome shotgun sequence, the genomic window GTGTTTCCTATTATCAAATAAAATCAtcctctgttaaaaaaaaaaaaaagcattcttaGCCCATGGATACATAAAAACGGGCACTGGGGACAGATATGTCCCTTACCCCCCTCCGCACATTACCCTTACTACAGTATAGGAAGATTGCCACCCAACTCTGCCTTTCAAGAATGAAGCTTTAGAGGAAAGAGGTGCGGAGCGGTAGCACTGGTTCGCCAAATTACAAAGTGAGGAACAGCACTGGTGGGGAGTGAAGGAAAGACAAGGTGCAAAATGCATGGGCAAGGAATGCTACGAAAATGAGTGGAAGGAAAATGATTCGGCCGAGATTAGGGCTTAAGGCACTGGGTAACTGAGTAACAGGTACTACTACGATACGATGCAGGCGATCAAATAAATGCTATTTGTAACATACAGAATactgggtggggaggaggattttgagttctacCTGATGGGTATAAAAAGAGAGGCAAACGGAGATGGAACTTCGTCCAGTGTCCTGAAAGGGACCGATAGCGGTGGACAGGAGAGAGGGTTTGTAGAGGAGGAAAAGGTGGGTGGAAATTAGATTGCATGGAACCTGAGAGGCCGGTTGAGGAGTTTAGCAATCCCCTGCGGAGCCTGGGAAGCCCCCCGACTAGCATGCTACAAACCGCAGCGAGGCCCAGGAGAGTCGGGCCACCCTCAGGGTGAGCCACCTTCGCCTACCTCTGTTAGGCCCCGAGTGTCCGTCAAGGCACCCGGATTCCAAGGACAGCTTCTTGGATTTGGCCAGCTCCCTACACAGATCGTTCTGAATCCCTTGCTCAAAATCACGCGGCCCTTCTAAGAACCGGCAATAGACACAGCAAAGAGAGCGACGCATGAAGATGACGCAATGGCGCATGCCCAGGAGACTCGCGCAGCCGGGAAGGCACTGGGCTGGCAGGTGGGCGGGGCTGACACGAGGGCGGGGCGATCCGGAGAAGGAGGCGTAACCAGAGGACGCGGCAGGGGCCTTGCTCCAGTGACCCAGAGCTGTCAACTGAAATGACCCTTTCTCTGTGGTACTCTGGCAGGATGtaagaaaggcaggaaagaaaacaacaaaaagcctgGAACTCATCTCGGCTGCACTGACGCTAAACGTTTTTTGGTAAGAAAGCGAAAGAAAAAAATCGGAAGTGACGTCGTGGCCAAAACAAGCCGGGGCTCGCGGGCCTGTGCGGAATCTGTGGCCGCTCATGGAAAGGCCTGATTTGCTCCCTGCTGTCGAAGGTGGTCGCAAGGCTGTGCTGGCCTTCCCGCCCCTGTCCCCAGGATTCTCGCGCTGCGGGTGACCGAGTGTCCGTCTGGGACCTCTCGGGCATAGCAGTTCGGTGGCGACGGAGCGGACTTCCCATCCTACAGGTGTCCCGGGAACACCGAGACACCTGTGGCCCGCGAGGCACACTTCATTTCACAGCGTCCTCCTTCCTTGTAGGACAGGCTCGGGGTTGTTGGTGTCCACTAGGTGCTAGCACAGGTCGTACCCCTGGGCTCCGACAGATCGGGGCGAGCCTGGCTGCCCTTGGCCCTGGCGTCCCCTCTGCAGAGTCGTGCCCAGGTAAGCGTTCTGTTCCGCCCTCCTGTCCCTCAAAGACTTTCCATTCCATCTCTAAGCTGAGTTACAACGTGGGAGCTGCGTAGAACTGGGAAGAACATTTAGAGATGCTTTTTCCAACACCTTCACATGTAGGTGACTTTCAGGGAAATTACATGAATTACGTATCCGGGGTTGCACAGTTAATTCGTAGAGATTGGGAATGGAAAGCCAGAGCTAATTAGCAAATGTTAGAAAACAATGTTAAAAAATATGTATCAGAAAACATTTATGGAGCACCTGGTAGGACCAAGTACTGTTTTGTGTGTGATGATTGTACGAGCAGTCCCTGTCTTGGTTTTCAAATTAGTGAACGTTTATaaaggatattttcaagataatggCAGAAGCTGGATAGCGGGGTGCTGAGATAAGTTAGGGGAGTTGCACCTAGTCCACCGTTGGGAagaagagtggagaaagtgggtcTTCCAGTAGGAAACACCACTCCCATTGCACTCTCTTTGAAGGACTTGTAGACTTACTCCATTGCACATCCATCTCTGTTTGAGTCACTAAACTAATTTTTTGTTCtggtttccttctttccttctgctgaaCTGTTAACTTTGTTacctggtactttttttttttttgacaatgtaCCATTTCTTCAACTCTCCTGTGGAAGTTTTGGATTTGTTTATTGCTGCTTCTTATTTTATGGTCCAGTTGATGATGGAGTCTGTAGAGCTGGATGGTTTTCTCATAATTCATgagcttccttttcttcctctctgaggTGGACATGATCACCTACCCTGCTTACTCAGAGAACTGTTAAAAGGATCAGTCTTTGAAAGTTTCACCTGCCAGTGTCGAGAGTTCTTGTCTTCactggccaaagaattggctcgtgaggcagcaAATTGACTCGTGAGACAACCAGGTCAACACACAAAGTAGAATTtcttagagaaaaaggaaaagctgcccctaGACAGGGACAGGGAGCCCCGAAAATCTGTAACTCTCAGTTGTTTACatagggtttgtttgttttttttttttggtccattttgttggggaggggagtcaggagtcaggggtggagtggtCTTTTAACATATCTCTGTAAAAACACgctgtttgggggaggggagtcaggagtcaggggtggagtggtCTCTTAACATATCTCTGTAAAAACACgctgtttgggggaggggagtcaggagtcaggggtggagtggtCTCTTAACATATCTCTGCAGAACATATACACAGTCCTGTGAAAGCCTCCTGTTTATCGGCtttgtggcattttgaggcatccccagggggccATGACTTGTAAAGGTGCATGTTCCTTTGCAGGATGTAGGGTTCATAGTGCTCTCATGGGAGAtggggcactggctcattttgtctttTGATCCCCCAAACCCAACAAAAGTGTTTTTAAACTTGTAAACAGTGATTGTCTGTAAATGTATGACTTTCCCACACTTTCTGCATCATGATCCTAATACATCtctatctgtctctgtctctctctctctctctctctctctgccacacAGAAattcactggggtttgaactcaggacctcacaagtgctaggcaggcactctacctcttgagccattctgccaaccatttttctctcttaatttcAGTTAATTCCTATTTTAAAACACCCTACACCTTCTCAAAATTTCTAGGAGGCAAAACCctaacatgaaaaaaattaactgGATGCTCGTTTCCTTCAAGTGATTATATGCCTTTCATGGTGTCTAGTGATTGTTAGGTTTTGGCACTCCCTCTAGTGATTATATATCTGGGACAGTTACATATCTTGGGAAGCCAATCCATAATCTCTatactttattttcataaaaatctaTATTAAATTGCTAATGCATAACCTGAACAACTGAcaaatacattttcagttcatcAAAACCAAAGCTTTATAAAGAATTTCACTGTTTAAGAAGAATAGGCATTATAGAATATAATGCTAATAAACTTGGCTATAACAGGAGCATATCTTTTCTTCAACCAAAGCAAGAGCCATTTAGATAAACACTGCATTCTTTTGTCTGTGATGATGGGAATCTaactcaggacctcccacatgctaagcaggtgcttttagATACATATCCAGCCCCAGGCTAGAGTGCCCCCTGGTGTAGGTATGTATATGAACCTAGATTAAAAGGTTAAATTTTTAACATGAAAGCTTATTTTCATTGGTATTCTGATCTTTTTTCATTTGGCAATATTCAGatatgggaaagaagaaaggcagtAACTAAAATTTGTTGGAATATAGTGATATAGGCGAGAATGTTACTCTATTTCATTTGCTTCTTACCAAGGCCTTGTAAGGTTAATGACAGTATCCCTACTTTATAAATGAGATTGAGAATTAGGGAGTCTGTATCTTAcacaggtcacacagctaataaatgaCAAAGCTTGGATTCATAGCCAGGCCTCTATACCTGTGGACATTGTATGCTTTCTATGATGTGCAGGTGTTTCTAAGAGTACTGTTTGGATATCTGattgaaaacaattattttatgtaCTTCTACCTaagatgaaataatatttttaattttctgtttttttattttcagattttttaataTTCAAGTTCCAAGAATACACTGGATACCTATCTTATAAGAGGAAATTatgaagaaatgttttaattattgAAACCATAGTGGAGATCATGGCTACATCAGCAAATGTGGACCTTGGAGCCCAACTTATAGTGGAAGAGTGTCGCAGCAGTTACAGCCTCACTGGCATGCCAGACATTAAAGTAGAACATTCACTGGACCTGACTTCCGAGGAAGGACCAGCTCAGGGCGTTGCAATGGGAATGAAATTCATATTGCCTAACCGATTTGATATGAACGTGTGTTCTCGATTCGTGAAGTCCTTGAATGAAGAAGATAGTAAAAATATTCAAGATCAGGTTAACTCTGACTTGGAGGTGGCATCTGTCCTATTTAAAGGTTGAAAGTTATGGTATAAATATCtgcatttgcttttgtttatttgggtttggttttttatttggttggttaggttttctttttgttttgttttgttttttggcaatataagcactaccacttgaaccacttcaccagcccttgtttgtttgtttggttggttttttcctCCTTGAGATTTGAAATTTGGAAAGATCTTGGGATCTTTTAAGAGGATTTTTCTAGACTCTCACAGAAACCAAAATTAAGTTATTTCATGCTATATAATATCTATTTTAAAGGAAGATacatattgattttttaaaatttcttgcctAGTCTTTACTTACAAATACACTAATGAAATTTTAGAATCATATGAGAAAAAATTTCTTACTCCTCTTCAAAATGAATTAGTTTAATATTCCCAGTTCCATGAATATCTAATTCACATTGCTTCCAATGACTTACTTCAATAGAGTCTGTCAAAATGCTTTAGATTTACTTTTATAATGCTctattgaataataaaattaatcctAGCTGTGTGTAGCtgtgtgtaatcctagctcttgagaggctgacacaggagaattgagagtctgaagccagccagggcaagaccctgtctctaaaaaaataaataagtagataaaactttttttaaaaagctaatctTTTACAATAAAATTGCTCAAGATTaatacttttctttctgggaGTTTCAGTGTGGTAGTATAGACTTTTATGACAAACTGAGTATCACTTAATAGTTGTGCATTCAAGCTATAAGAACTCATACATTTCATGTTATTGTCAACATTGACAGAGAACTTTATTGAAATGCTTTGCcactaaaatattgttttaatgtgtttaaatttattttacttagctGAATGCAATATCCATACATCTCCTTCTCCTGGAATTCAAGTAAGGCATGTCTACACTCCCTCTACAACAAAGCATTTCTCACCCATAAAGCAGTCAACTACTTTAACCAACAAACACAGAGGAAATGAGGTATCTACCACACCTCTCTTAGCAAATTGTAAGTATTTGCTACTAATATAGTAAAATATTACTAGCATATTTTTCTCAGGAGTTTGGCTTTGAAACATTATTGTCTTTAAATGTATAGTTTCTTTTTGAGGGCTCAAGTGGTGCCTAATAGTTTTagtaatttaaacttttttcacatattattacatatttaaatattttatatttctctgttGAAAACAAATACAGGTTGAAATATGAATTATTAGAAACATTTATAGTTTATAAAAACAGTGAGTTATTGTGAACTTTGATGAAAATTAAGAAACTGtcactggtggagtgactcaagcagtgagAGCACctactagcaagtgtgaggccctgagttcaaaccctagtgcctccaaaagaaaaaaaatgctttgagaGCTCAGCTAGAATTTGCTTCTAGTtgaaatcataataaaataaatataagctCTTTAAAAAAGAAGTTGTCAGTGTTATTGTGTTCTTAAAGTGCAAAGTTTTGCTTATAAACACTTACAATCACTGATCAGCAAATGATTTTGTACTAAAATCTGAGTGGTTTCTACTACAATGTTTCATTTGCATATAATAATATGAATATGaaaccatgtttttaaaatttggagtcacaattttttttatgttAGCACAGAGGGGATCCCCAGCAATAGAGCTGGAGCCCACTGCCGCTTACAAACTGGGGTAGTTTGTAACTGAGGTTAGTGGGAGAAGGTCACCGTGTCTTTTGGAAAAGggacaatgaaattttgttaagctacttcctgctgaggtGGGGTGTTGTTGTCTTTTAAGGGGAGGGAGTATTGACAGGGTCTTCTTGCTTTAGACCACTGTAGTGGGCCCGTTGGAGGAACAGGATCAAGTTGATCTGCTTTTGGGTAGTATCCTGTATGAAagcctggagcctctgggaaacaaagtgaaatagtgtttgaaaaagacaaggtcaaatatttaacaaatgaggaaaaaaataaagggtcCCTGAACAGGGAGGACCCATGGCATCCACTTACCCAAGAAGGCCACTGTTCCGAGCTGTCGCTTGTTTGTTGTCAGAGATTCATAGCATATTCCCAAAGTCTCTGAAAGGCACCACAAATATGGatccacaattttttaaaatgtagactcATTGTAAAGGAAATAAAGTTTTTCTGTTTAAACTAGAAAATGTTCTATGCAGTATGggtatatgaataaaagaaaaacagcaatttgatgttaataattatatttaaaactatAATGTAAATGTATCTGTTTGTAAAAGCCGGTGAAATCTTTactttagaaataataaattcctCTGGTTTCTGAATCATATGGTATAGCAGTTGAGCCAGGGAAGTCTTCATCTGGGGCTCTCACTCCACTTATTGGCCATTTCTGGTATACTTAAGTAAGTTTGTTTTTATAGCTGCTTTCCTTTATGTATTAAGGCTACCCAATCATATCACTAAAGTCAGTGATCAAGCAgtactaactttttaaaagataactcTCAAAGAACAATGTCAGGAAAATAAAGAGCTTGTCTTAAAATATTCTAACCACAGAATTTTTCagctgaaaagaaataaatacctaGCGATCATCTGGTTCACATCCCTCATGTTCTGAGCAAAAATATTTAATCAGTTAACCATGATTATATGACTAATTAGCTACAATTAGGCCTACACTCAAGAATTTACTCTGAAGACCAGTTTTCTATTCACGGTTTGATTCTGAATGCTAAGAAAAACCATggaatcttaaaataaaaatattacagcttcaaaaaagatgggtgtggtggcatgtgcctgtactcccagttacttgagagactgaggtaggagaatttCTTGATCCCAGAAGTTCAAGACCACACTGGGCAATATATTGAGACTCCctctccaaaattttaaaaaaatttacaacttTAATGTAATCAGTCAATAAGAAGACAAaaggaaggggctggtggagtggctcgagtggtagagcatctgccgagcaacattgaggccctgagttcaaaccctagaaccacaaaaaaaaggattaCCAGAACACAAAAGGAGTACCTAAGTACCtaaaccatttctttgtcataaatttcattgaaaagaataatttttcataTCTCAAAataccttttgtgtgtgtgtgtatgggaccggggtttgaaatcaggactttgagcttgcaaagtatgtactgtactgcttgagacatgcctccaagtacattttgctctggttattttggagatgaggtctagataactatttgcccggctctggcctcaaaccattattctccgaatctcagcctcccaaataaataagattacagacatgagccaccggtgccagctCAAATTACCTTAAGCAAAGTTATGTGTCAATTCTGAGATGCCAGAACTGGTACATGTAATGTTAGGATATACTTTGAGTTAGAGTTTTTGATGATAAAATgatagtttttgttttggaaaagaaATTTGTTCCAAAAACATGAATCGGGCTGATGACTGTGTACAAGAAGTGTTGTATTATGATATTGTAGATGCAGGTACATAGAGAGCATTTCATTATGGTATTGTTTCAGCATTGTCTGTGCACCAGTTGGCAGCTCAGGGAGAGATGCTCTACCTGGCTACTCGTATCGAACAAGGTAACACctacttttaagtattttatttaaatgaatttgaTAGGATTAATTAAATTTGTTAattgttttgtcttatttaataCAGGCGAgtacaaagattaaaaacaagtaGTTGCATAATCTCACTAAGCAGATAACCCACCCAGTGGTtggttaaagagaaaaaaaattaagtcatgtAAAGTATGAAAGCTGGCT contains:
- the Ankra2 gene encoding ankyrin repeat family A protein 2 isoform X2 — its product is MATSANVDLGAQLIVEECRSSYSLTGMPDIKVEHSLDLTSEEGPAQGVAMGMKFILPNRFDMNVCSRFVKSLNEEDSKNIQDQVNSDLEVASVLFKAECNIHTSPSPGIQVRHVYTPSTTKHFSPIKQSTTLTNKHRGNEVSTTPLLANSLSVHQLAAQGEMLYLATRIEQENVINHTDEEGFTPLMWAAAHGQIAVVEFLLQNGADPQLLGKGRESALSLACSKGYTDIVKMLLDCGVDVNEYDWNGGTPLLYAVHGNHVKCVKMLLENGADPTIETDSGYNSMDLAVALGYRSGY
- the Ankra2 gene encoding ankyrin repeat family A protein 2 isoform X1, giving the protein MATSANVDLGAQLIVEECRSSYSLTGMPDIKVEHSLDLTSEEGPAQGVAMGMKFILPNRFDMNVCSRFVKSLNEEDSKNIQDQVNSDLEVASVLFKAECNIHTSPSPGIQVRHVYTPSTTKHFSPIKQSTTLTNKHRGNEVSTTPLLANSLSVHQLAAQGEMLYLATRIEQENVINHTDEEGFTPLMWAAAHGQIAVVEFLLQNGADPQLLGKGRESALSLACSKGYTDIVKMLLDCGVDVNEYDWNGGTPLLYAVHGNHVKCVKMLLENGADPTIETDSGYNSMDLAVALGYRSVQQVIESHLLKLLQNIKE